The Mesobacillus jeotgali genome window below encodes:
- a CDS encoding aminotransferase class I/II-fold pyridoxal phosphate-dependent enzyme yields MEKRIFLSPPHMSGKEQLYIHEAFETNWIAPLGPNVDAFEKDIIAYTGSKGALALSSGTAAIHLALRLLGITKGDRVFCSSLTFIASANPVLYEGADLVFIDSEPRTWNMSPVALEKALLAAEEEGKLPKAVIVVNLYGQSADMDPISKLCQKYDVPLIEDAAESLGAKYKGQSSGTFGNYGIFSFNGNKIITTSGGGMLVSDDLEGLGQARFLATQARDNALHYQHSQMGFNYRMSNILAGVGRAQLEALDERVKTRRAIFEYYKAELSHFDGIDFMEEPEGYYSTRWLSVLTIDPQLYNITPHQIVEKLNTKNIETRPVWKPLHMQPLFEGLPFYKENDDFDFSKHVFERGLCLPSGSSLTKTEQDYVIEALSDLLIKHKN; encoded by the coding sequence ATGGAAAAACGAATATTCCTGTCACCTCCACATATGAGTGGGAAAGAACAACTATATATCCATGAGGCTTTCGAAACAAATTGGATTGCGCCACTAGGACCTAACGTAGATGCATTTGAAAAAGATATTATTGCATATACAGGATCAAAGGGTGCACTAGCTCTAAGTTCAGGTACAGCTGCTATTCATCTTGCGCTTAGACTCCTTGGCATCACTAAAGGAGATCGCGTATTTTGTTCCAGCCTTACATTTATCGCAAGTGCCAATCCGGTCCTATATGAAGGAGCAGATTTAGTTTTTATCGATTCTGAACCAAGGACGTGGAACATGTCTCCTGTTGCCCTGGAAAAAGCTTTGCTGGCAGCAGAAGAAGAAGGCAAATTGCCAAAAGCGGTTATTGTTGTAAATTTATATGGACAAAGTGCTGATATGGACCCAATATCGAAATTATGCCAGAAATACGATGTTCCTTTAATAGAGGATGCGGCTGAATCACTTGGAGCGAAGTATAAAGGACAATCCAGCGGTACATTTGGTAATTATGGAATATTCTCTTTTAATGGTAATAAGATCATTACTACTTCTGGCGGAGGCATGCTTGTATCAGATGATCTAGAAGGATTGGGACAAGCAAGGTTCCTTGCTACCCAGGCTCGTGACAATGCGCTTCATTACCAGCATAGCCAAATGGGATTTAACTATCGCATGAGTAATATATTAGCTGGGGTAGGGAGAGCACAGCTCGAAGCTTTGGATGAAAGAGTTAAAACTAGAAGGGCAATTTTCGAATATTACAAAGCTGAACTTTCTCACTTTGATGGAATTGACTTTATGGAAGAGCCTGAAGGATACTATTCAACCAGATGGTTATCTGTATTGACCATTGATCCGCAACTTTATAATATTACTCCACATCAAATTGTAGAAAAATTAAACACAAAAAATATAGAAACCCGTCCGGTATGGAAGCCGCTTCATATGCAGCCGTTATTTGAAGGTTTACCATTTTACAAAGAAAACGATGATTTCGACTTTTCAAAGCATGTTTTTGAGCGTGGCCTATGTCTGCCTTCGGGTTCAAGCCTGACAAAAACCGAGCAGGATTATGTTATTGAGGCTTTGAGTGACCTATTAATAAAACATAAAAATTAA
- a CDS encoding acetyltransferase codes for MYILIGAGGHSKVVLDILLSSHQKIFGFLDDNRMGNFASYPVLGRIDEIDKIIQEFVNPKFIVTIGDNHARKRIVKGLESLNINFGQAIHPSAIIGSNVSLGSGTVVMANTVINHSAEIGNHVIINTGSTIDHDCVVGNYSHVSPGANLAGNVALSELVHFGIAACAIQGIKVGRNSIVGAGSVVIRNLPAKTVSVGNPARPIKTLN; via the coding sequence GTGTATATTCTAATTGGAGCTGGAGGACACAGTAAAGTTGTCCTTGATATATTGCTTTCATCCCACCAGAAAATATTTGGTTTTTTGGACGATAATCGCATGGGGAATTTCGCTTCTTATCCAGTCTTAGGGAGAATAGATGAAATAGACAAGATTATTCAAGAGTTTGTTAATCCTAAGTTTATCGTCACCATTGGAGATAACCATGCAAGAAAACGGATTGTGAAGGGTTTGGAGAGCTTGAACATTAATTTTGGTCAGGCTATCCATCCTTCGGCCATAATAGGATCAAATGTAAGTCTCGGTTCTGGGACTGTGGTTATGGCTAATACGGTTATAAATCATTCAGCTGAAATTGGAAATCATGTTATTATCAATACCGGATCCACAATTGACCATGATTGTGTAGTCGGAAATTATTCACATGTATCGCCTGGCGCGAACTTGGCTGGAAATGTGGCATTATCTGAATTGGTTCATTTTGGAATCGCTGCCTGCGCTATCCAGGGGATAAAAGTGGGCAGAAATTCCATTGTTGGAGCAGGCAGTGTTGTCATCCGTAATTTACCTGCAAAAACTGTCTCAGTGGGGAATCCGGCAAGACCTATAAAAACTTTAAATTAA
- the neuC gene encoding UDP-N-acetylglucosamine 2-epimerase, translating to MKRKVCVVTGTRADYGIYLPILNKIVTHPALELQLLATGMHLSPFYGETIKEIEKDQFPISAKVDILLQNDNEGAMARSIGIGIMGMTQAFEDLKPDIVLVLGDRGEMLAASIAASHLNIVVAHIHGGEVSGSIDESVRHAITKLSHIHFPSTLNSAERIKRMGEDSWRVFQVGAPRIDTIKSVELPTIDQVFAKYEIPFEQKSYSMFVFHPVSTELTGVQSQIEECMEALKELNEKFIVIMPNSDAGNQEITNAYKKYSRDPRFVFIDNFSPLDYLSVLKNANSLVGNSSSGIIEAASFQIPVMNIGDRQRGREQSANVINVSADKEQIVKAFKEITSESFKSSLNGVENIYGDGRTSERIIKVLADLELNQKLLEKIISY from the coding sequence ATGAAAAGAAAAGTATGTGTAGTTACCGGAACAAGAGCTGACTATGGCATATATCTGCCAATACTAAATAAGATTGTGACCCACCCGGCATTGGAGCTGCAATTGCTTGCCACAGGAATGCACTTGTCTCCTTTTTATGGAGAAACTATAAAAGAAATCGAAAAAGACCAGTTTCCCATTTCCGCTAAAGTAGATATCCTTTTGCAAAATGATAATGAAGGAGCTATGGCAAGGTCTATAGGAATCGGAATAATGGGCATGACACAGGCATTTGAAGACTTAAAACCTGATATCGTCTTAGTATTGGGCGATAGAGGGGAAATGCTGGCTGCTTCTATAGCTGCTTCACACTTGAATATTGTTGTAGCGCATATCCATGGTGGAGAAGTTTCTGGCTCTATCGATGAATCTGTTCGTCATGCTATAACCAAGCTATCTCATATTCATTTTCCGTCAACCTTAAACAGCGCTGAACGGATCAAGCGTATGGGAGAAGATAGCTGGAGAGTTTTTCAGGTGGGTGCACCGAGGATTGACACAATCAAGAGTGTAGAATTGCCGACAATCGATCAGGTCTTTGCCAAATATGAAATCCCATTTGAACAAAAGTCCTATTCAATGTTTGTTTTTCACCCTGTATCAACTGAACTTACCGGTGTTCAATCGCAGATAGAAGAATGTATGGAAGCATTGAAGGAATTAAATGAGAAATTCATCGTTATAATGCCGAACTCCGACGCAGGAAATCAGGAAATCACAAATGCTTATAAAAAATATTCCAGAGATCCAAGATTCGTGTTCATAGATAATTTTAGTCCTCTGGATTATCTATCTGTTTTAAAGAATGCAAACTCTTTAGTTGGAAATTCCTCCTCGGGAATTATTGAAGCGGCTTCTTTTCAAATTCCGGTCATGAACATAGGAGATCGCCAGCGAGGACGTGAACAATCCGCTAATGTAATAAATGTATCAGCTGATAAAGAGCAGATTGTCAAAGCTTTTAAAGAAATTACATCTGAAAGCTTCAAATCATCCTTGAATGGCGTTGAGAACATATATGGAGATGGCAGAACGAGTGAACGGATTATTAAGGTTCTAGCTGATTTAGAGTTGAACCAGAAGCTTTTAGAAAAAATTATCTCCTATTAA
- the neuB gene encoding N-acetylneuraminate synthase — translation MFKIGSKIINASSPTYIIAEVGVNHNGDVQMAKKLIDVAADSGADAVKFQTFKSEKLVSKNAVKAEYQVENTQSQESQLEMLKKLELRFEDFRELKEYCDGKGIEFLSTPFDDESAAFLNEIGVHAYKIGSGDLTNLPFLKKLSQYNVPILLSTGMANLGEIEDALDVLKENEVCILHCTSNYPAPYHEVNLNAIRTIQNAFGRIVGYSDHTEGNTISFAAVALGAKVVEKHFTLDRDLPGPDHKASIIPQELKELVDGIRNIEASMGDGIKRCMPSEINTKEVARKSLVAAKDLVEGDVISENDIVTKRPGTGIEPKYLPLLIGKKINRNLSADQTLTWEDLI, via the coding sequence ATGTTTAAGATAGGCAGCAAAATCATCAACGCATCTTCTCCTACCTATATTATTGCTGAAGTAGGGGTTAACCATAATGGTGACGTTCAAATGGCCAAAAAGCTAATTGATGTTGCCGCAGATTCGGGAGCCGATGCTGTTAAGTTCCAGACCTTTAAAAGCGAGAAACTGGTGTCGAAAAATGCTGTTAAAGCAGAATACCAGGTTGAAAACACACAAAGCCAAGAGTCTCAGTTGGAAATGCTGAAAAAGCTCGAGCTTCGTTTTGAGGATTTCCGAGAGTTGAAAGAATACTGCGATGGAAAAGGCATTGAATTTCTTTCCACACCTTTTGATGACGAAAGTGCGGCATTTTTAAATGAAATTGGTGTGCATGCATATAAAATCGGTTCGGGAGATTTAACGAATCTGCCTTTCCTTAAAAAGCTTAGCCAATATAATGTCCCGATTCTTTTGTCTACCGGAATGGCAAACCTGGGTGAAATCGAGGATGCACTTGATGTTTTGAAAGAAAATGAGGTTTGTATCCTGCATTGCACTTCGAATTATCCCGCTCCTTATCATGAAGTGAATCTAAATGCAATAAGGACTATTCAAAATGCGTTCGGCAGAATTGTGGGATATTCTGACCATACTGAAGGAAACACAATTTCTTTTGCCGCAGTAGCACTTGGTGCCAAGGTCGTCGAAAAGCATTTCACCCTGGATCGCGACCTCCCTGGTCCAGATCACAAAGCATCCATCATTCCGCAAGAGTTAAAAGAATTGGTGGACGGAATCAGGAATATTGAAGCCTCCATGGGCGACGGTATTAAAAGGTGTATGCCGTCTGAAATCAATACAAAGGAAGTTGCGCGGAAAAGTTTAGTAGCTGCTAAAGATTTGGTTGAAGGGGACGTAATTTCCGAAAACGATATTGTGACTAAGAGGCCAGGCACGGGAATCGAGCCTAAATATCTGCCACTGTTAATCGGAAAGAAAATAAATAGAAATCTATCGGCCGATCAAACACTGACCTGGGAAGATTTGATATGA
- a CDS encoding acylneuraminate cytidylyltransferase family protein, with the protein MKTVAIIPARGGSKGLKRKNILPLLNIPLIAYSIKSGVNSRNIDMVMVSTEDEEIARVSKEAGAEVPFMRPFELAADDTPTLDVLKFTIEKLEEHSRVKIDNIVLLQPTSPLRNHLHIDEAFKIFLNNGRKPVVSVTEAKTHPNMVKKIDNNQLVNFLETSDTVTRRQDLTKVYELNGAIYITTREKIMDENRIYGDEVYPYQMEKQYSVDIDDRFDFLLAELLMKEMRM; encoded by the coding sequence GTGAAGACAGTTGCCATCATACCGGCAAGAGGGGGGTCCAAAGGGTTAAAAAGGAAAAATATCCTGCCTTTGTTGAACATTCCTCTTATTGCTTATTCAATAAAAAGTGGAGTTAATAGCAGGAACATTGACATGGTAATGGTTTCAACAGAAGATGAAGAAATTGCAAGAGTTTCAAAGGAGGCAGGGGCAGAGGTCCCTTTCATGAGACCTTTTGAATTGGCCGCTGATGATACTCCTACCTTGGATGTTCTTAAATTTACAATTGAAAAGCTTGAAGAGCATTCACGTGTAAAAATCGACAATATCGTCTTGTTGCAGCCAACATCACCTTTGCGTAATCATCTGCATATCGATGAGGCCTTTAAGATATTTCTAAATAATGGGCGTAAACCGGTTGTCAGTGTAACAGAGGCAAAAACACATCCAAACATGGTGAAGAAAATTGACAATAACCAATTGGTCAATTTTCTTGAAACTTCAGATACTGTAACCCGCAGACAGGACTTAACCAAAGTATACGAGCTGAACGGTGCTATATATATAACAACCAGGGAAAAAATCATGGATGAAAATCGTATTTACGGAGACGAGGTCTATCCCTATCAGATGGAAAAACAGTATTCTGTAGATATTGACGATCGATTTGATTTTTTACTAGCTGAATTGCTGATGAAAGAAATGAGGATGTAA
- a CDS encoding SDR family NAD(P)-dependent oxidoreductase yields MFKDKTIMVTGGTGSIGSEIVRQLLSYNPKAIRIFSRDESKQFNMEQELNEYSQIRYLIGDIRDKERLEYAAQGVDVIFHAAALKHVPSCEYNPFEAVKTNVLGTQNVIEVAINNNVEKMVSISTDKVVNPMNTMGATKLLSEKLISAAGYYKGNARTVFSCVRFGNVMGSRGSVIPLFKDQIMNGKPITLTHREMTRFMMSIPQAAKLVVSAGELSSGGETYVLKMPVLYIKDLAEVLMDDYQEKYGTSSSEIVEVGIRPGEKIYEELMTAEESERAFENEKMYAIYSNFAKNYEPPQGFRKSEPKAYSSHNAPVLTKTEIRELLDRESLLF; encoded by the coding sequence ATGTTCAAAGATAAAACGATTATGGTCACTGGCGGTACCGGGTCTATCGGAAGCGAAATAGTCCGCCAGCTGCTAAGTTATAATCCAAAGGCTATTCGTATATTCAGCAGGGATGAATCTAAGCAATTTAATATGGAACAGGAACTTAATGAGTATTCCCAAATCCGCTATTTGATTGGTGACATCCGGGATAAAGAGCGGCTTGAATATGCTGCTCAGGGAGTTGATGTTATTTTTCATGCTGCTGCATTAAAGCATGTCCCTTCCTGTGAATATAATCCATTTGAAGCGGTAAAAACAAATGTATTAGGGACCCAGAATGTGATAGAAGTAGCGATCAATAATAATGTGGAAAAAATGGTTTCCATCAGTACAGATAAAGTTGTTAATCCCATGAATACGATGGGTGCAACTAAACTGCTATCAGAGAAACTTATTTCTGCCGCAGGTTATTATAAAGGAAATGCGAGAACAGTTTTCTCTTGTGTTCGTTTTGGCAATGTGATGGGTTCTAGAGGCTCCGTCATCCCCCTTTTCAAAGACCAGATTATGAACGGTAAGCCAATTACACTCACCCACAGGGAAATGACAAGATTTATGATGTCGATTCCGCAGGCTGCCAAACTCGTTGTGAGTGCTGGAGAGCTTTCAAGCGGAGGAGAAACATATGTATTGAAAATGCCTGTTTTGTATATTAAAGATTTGGCAGAGGTCCTGATGGATGATTATCAAGAAAAGTATGGAACCTCTAGCAGTGAGATTGTTGAAGTGGGAATCCGTCCTGGTGAAAAGATATACGAAGAACTTATGACTGCAGAAGAGTCGGAAAGAGCATTTGAAAATGAAAAGATGTATGCCATTTACTCTAACTTTGCGAAAAACTACGAACCGCCTCAAGGTTTTAGAAAAAGCGAACCCAAAGCCTATTCATCTCATAATGCACCAGTCCTGACGAAAACTGAAATTCGTGAGCTTTTGGACAGGGAGAGCCTTTTATTTTAG
- the galU gene encoding UTP--glucose-1-phosphate uridylyltransferase GalU: protein MKVKKAIIPAAGLGTRFLPATKAQPKEMLPIVDKPTIQYIVEEAVHSGIEDIMVVTGRGKRAIEDHFDKSYELEETLAQKEKFDLLEMVQGISNLVNIHYVRQKEPKGLGHAIYSARRFIGNEPFAVLLGDDIVESQTPCLKQLLDAYEEYEKTIIGVQEVKWEDTDKYGIVAPENTAGPSKIIEVESLVEKPKTSEAPSNLAVMGRYVLSPAVFDILETLPPGKGNEIQLTDALEILNTQEGVLAYSFDGIRYDVGDKLGFIKATVDFSLKREDLKDDVKQFIKELAESL from the coding sequence ATGAAAGTGAAAAAAGCGATTATCCCGGCAGCAGGACTGGGTACAAGATTCCTTCCTGCCACAAAGGCTCAGCCAAAAGAGATGCTGCCTATTGTTGACAAGCCCACAATCCAATATATTGTCGAGGAAGCAGTCCATTCAGGTATTGAAGATATAATGGTCGTGACCGGGAGAGGAAAAAGGGCAATTGAAGATCACTTTGACAAATCATATGAGCTTGAAGAAACATTGGCTCAAAAGGAAAAATTTGATCTACTTGAAATGGTTCAGGGCATCTCTAACCTTGTTAATATCCATTATGTCCGCCAAAAGGAACCGAAGGGGCTTGGGCATGCGATTTACTCTGCTCGAAGGTTTATTGGCAATGAACCTTTTGCTGTCCTGCTGGGTGATGACATAGTTGAATCGCAAACACCCTGTTTAAAGCAGTTATTGGATGCTTATGAGGAATATGAAAAAACCATCATTGGGGTTCAAGAAGTCAAGTGGGAAGATACAGATAAATATGGAATTGTGGCTCCTGAAAATACTGCCGGCCCTTCAAAGATCATTGAAGTTGAATCACTTGTGGAAAAGCCTAAAACCAGTGAAGCTCCTTCCAATCTTGCCGTTATGGGAAGATATGTTTTATCCCCTGCTGTATTTGATATATTGGAAACCCTGCCTCCGGGCAAAGGCAATGAAATTCAATTGACAGACGCATTGGAAATCTTAAATACACAAGAAGGTGTCCTTGCCTATTCATTTGACGGAATACGTTATGATGTTGGTGATAAACTAGGTTTTATCAAAGCCACAGTGGATTTTAGCCTGAAGCGTGAGGATTTAAAAGATGACGTAAAACAATTTATTAAGGAATTAGCAGAAAGCTTATAA
- a CDS encoding glycosyltransferase family 2 protein yields the protein MNEQPLVSIITPSYNAENYIEETIKTVLNQSYTNWEMIICDDCSRDRTVEIVEQYAKQDPRVKLIKLTENSGAAVTRNTAINNSSGRFIAFLDADDQWVPDKLTRQISFMLEKDVGFSFTGYEVMDDLGKSTEKVVQVPEKVNYQYLLKNTIIGCLTVVLDREKVGEVQMPLYRTRQDFALWLSILKKGHIAYGLNEVLARYRKTAGSISRNKVKAAKQNWIIYRKHEKLSLLPALWYFVNYAWNGYMKNRD from the coding sequence ATGAATGAGCAACCTTTAGTATCAATTATTACACCAAGTTATAATGCAGAAAATTATATTGAGGAAACAATTAAGACAGTGTTAAATCAATCGTATACAAATTGGGAAATGATTATTTGCGATGATTGTTCCCGGGATCGTACGGTTGAAATTGTTGAACAATATGCTAAACAGGATCCAAGGGTTAAATTAATAAAGCTAACAGAAAATAGTGGGGCAGCTGTAACGAGGAATACGGCGATAAATAATTCGTCTGGAAGGTTTATTGCGTTTTTGGACGCTGATGATCAATGGGTGCCCGATAAACTAACCCGGCAAATTTCATTTATGCTTGAGAAAGACGTGGGATTTTCCTTTACGGGTTATGAAGTGATGGATGATTTGGGAAAATCAACCGAGAAGGTTGTACAGGTTCCTGAGAAAGTCAACTATCAATATCTGTTGAAGAACACGATTATTGGGTGTCTTACCGTTGTATTAGATAGAGAAAAAGTTGGCGAAGTTCAAATGCCTTTATATAGGACAAGACAGGATTTCGCTTTATGGTTATCTATTTTAAAAAAGGGACACATAGCATATGGGTTGAATGAAGTCTTGGCCAGATACCGTAAAACAGCAGGATCCATTTCGAGGAATAAAGTGAAAGCAGCAAAGCAAAATTGGATTATTTACAGAAAGCATGAGAAGTTAAGCTTATTGCCTGCTTTATGGTATTTTGTGAATTACGCATGGAACGGTTATATGAAAAATAGAGATTGA
- a CDS encoding LytR family transcriptional regulator, whose product MRSEKKKKRKWLRVLGFIVLLLVIGLGVYAFTVYNSLTNAIDTMHQPIDRKKSEKREKPVTLEDKEPFSVLMMGVDEREGDRGRSDSLIVLTVNPNTKTTKMLSIPRDTRTEIIGKGFDDKVNHAYAFGGVEMAMDTVENFLDIPIDYYLQINMESFQDIVDAVGGVTVNNTLDFTYEGVHFPKGELHLSGEKALKYTRMRYEDPRGDFGRQSRQRQIIQGVINKGASFSSLTKFDEIFGALGKNIKTNLTFDEMVDIQKNYKDAAKDITQTEIKGSGTKINKVYYFIVPEDEKQQLQQDLKSHLELN is encoded by the coding sequence ATGAGATCAGAAAAAAAGAAAAAGAGAAAGTGGCTCAGGGTTCTCGGTTTCATTGTTTTATTATTAGTCATTGGTTTAGGCGTATATGCTTTTACTGTCTATAATTCATTAACGAATGCAATAGATACTATGCATCAGCCTATTGATCGCAAAAAGTCAGAGAAAAGAGAAAAACCTGTCACTCTAGAAGATAAAGAGCCTTTTTCTGTGCTGATGATGGGTGTGGATGAGCGTGAGGGTGATAGAGGCCGATCTGATAGTTTAATAGTTCTTACAGTGAACCCGAATACGAAAACCACTAAAATGCTAAGTATCCCACGAGATACAAGGACAGAGATTATTGGTAAAGGCTTTGATGATAAAGTAAATCACGCCTACGCTTTTGGCGGTGTTGAGATGGCTATGGATACTGTCGAAAACTTCCTGGACATACCGATTGATTATTATCTGCAAATAAATATGGAAAGCTTTCAAGATATCGTGGATGCCGTTGGCGGGGTAACCGTTAATAATACACTTGATTTCACATACGAGGGTGTCCACTTTCCTAAAGGCGAGCTCCATTTGAGCGGTGAAAAGGCGCTTAAATATACACGCATGAGGTATGAAGATCCGCGCGGCGACTTCGGACGCCAATCAAGGCAGCGACAAATTATTCAAGGAGTAATCAACAAGGGAGCCAGTTTCTCTTCTCTTACGAAGTTTGATGAAATTTTTGGTGCATTAGGGAAAAATATTAAAACTAACCTTACGTTCGATGAAATGGTTGATATCCAAAAGAATTATAAAGATGCCGCAAAGGATATTACTCAAACGGAGATAAAAGGAAGCGGAACTAAGATTAATAAAGTTTATTATTTCATAGTACCCGAAGATGAAAAGCAGCAATTGCAGCAGGATCTTAAATCACATCTTGAATTAAATTAA